A window of the Dioscorea cayenensis subsp. rotundata cultivar TDr96_F1 chromosome 14, TDr96_F1_v2_PseudoChromosome.rev07_lg8_w22 25.fasta, whole genome shotgun sequence genome harbors these coding sequences:
- the LOC120275174 gene encoding ubiquinone biosynthesis monooxygenase COQ6, mitochondrial-like isoform X3 codes for MLMFRVKRDVAKRALNTMCSSNYLRRRNFCDTAAVEVSSSIERGTDYAEKVGMTNKVDQHDIAIVGGGMVGLAFACALSSMPLTKQLSIAIIDSNPALRSRQCFNKNAIPDPRVSTVTPSTISFFKEVGAWEHVEQQ; via the exons ATGTTGATGTTCCGGGTTAAAAG GGATGTTGCAAAAAGGGCATTGAACACCATGTGTTCTTCAAACTATTTGAGAAGAAGGAACTTCTGTGACACTGCAGCTGTTGAAGTCTCCTCCAGTATTGAGCGTGGCACG GATTATGCAGAGAAGGTTGGTATGACAAATAAGGTTGACCAACATGATATTGCAATCGTTGGTGGAGGCATGGTCGGCCTGGCTTTTGCTTGTGCATTGT CAAGTATGCCTTTGACAAAACAATTATCAATAGCTATTATTGACAGTAATCCTGCTTTAAGGTCAAGACAATGCTTTAATAAGAATGCTATCCCTGATCCAAGAGTTAGCACAGTGACTCCTTCAACAATATCATTTTTCAAAG AGGTTGGTGCTTGGGAGCATGTTGAGCAACAATGA
- the LOC120276041 gene encoding uncharacterized mitochondrial protein AtMg00810-like, translated as MMKVFEMSDLGQLKYFLGLEVTQYKDSLFVSQWKYAEDLLSKAGLLHCNPVGGPINLNEKLQMKDGSGDVDCTKYRRIVGSLLYLTHTRPDLMHAVSVVARFMQSPTKHQYGAVKRILRYVSGTTGYGLHYAKNDQFKLVGYSDSDWGGSPEDRRSTTRWVFSLGSGAVAWCSKNPVHHSRTKHIDTRYHYIRDLIKDKVISVVHCSTHDQLHGLAVKMGLYMDTLIGNSLITMYVKNGEISDSWQAFKSVSEADIISWNSIVHAHLQNEQFEQALALYVQMKVLGFEPDEFSFVAALAACGELAWCNTGRGVHFNLVKIGMTPNAFVGSALIGMYSKFTATTDAKRVFDTIEDKDLVTWNSLISEFV; from the exons ATGATGAAAGTATTTGAGATGTCTGATCTTGGACAACTGAAATACTTCCTTGGCTTGGAGGTCACACAATACAAGGATTCTCTGTTCGTTTCTCAATGGAAGTATGCTGAAGACCTTTTGAGCAAAGCTGGGTTGTTGCACTGCAATCCTGTTGGCGGACCAATAAATCTGAATGAAAAACTGCAAATGAAGGATGGATCCGGGGATGTAGATTGCACCAAATACAGGAGAATAGTAGGGAGCCTTCTCTACCTTACTCACACTCGCCCTGACTTAATGCATGCCGTCTCCGTAGTTGCACGCTTCATGCAATCGCCAACAAAGCATCAATATGGGGCAGTCAAGCGAATCTTACGATATGTAAGTGGCACCACTGGATACGGATTACATTATGCTAAGAATGACCAATTCAAGCTTGTTGGGTATTCCGACAGTGATTGGGGAGGATCGCCGGAGGATCGTCGGAGCACTACTAGATGGGTCTTCTCACTCGGTTCAGGAGCGGTGGCTTGGTGTTCCAAGAACCCCGTTCACCACAGTCGAACAAAACATATCGACACAAGATACCACTACATCCGTGACCTGATTAAAGACAAAGTCATCAGCGTGGTTCACTGTAGCACCCATGATCAG CTCCATGGTCTTGCTGTTAAAATGGGACTGTATATGGATACACTGATAGGAAACAGCCTCATTACCATGTATGTCAAAAATGGGGAGATTTCTGATTCATGGCAAGCTTTTAAGTCTGTATCGGAAGCCGATATCATCTCTTGGAACTCCATTGTCCACGCTCACCTCCAGAATGAGCAATTTGAGCAAGCGTTGGCTCTGTATGTCCAAATGAAGGTTTTGGGCTTTGAACCAGATGAATTTAGCTTTGTTGCTGCTCTGGCAGCTTGTGGTGAATTGGCTTGGTGCAATACTGGAAGAGGagttcatttcaatttggtAAAGATTGGCATGACACCAAATGCATTTGTAGGAAGTGCGCTCATTGGCATGTATTCCAAATTCACAGCCACAACCGATGCTAAGAGGGTCTTTGACACGATTGAAGACAAAGACCTTGTCACATGGAACTCACTGATTTCTGAGTTTGTTTAA
- the LOC120276334 gene encoding RHOMBOID-like protein 8, with product MGKSSAIDGDHLRFDLADSLRHSGDSTRMPFFGRRRSGNTWVVSLFLVVQLVVFVSTMLINDCPHRSSGDCLLRSLGRFSFQPLHENPLLGPSASTLVKMGAIQRSRVIQLHQRWRLLIFPWLNAGVIHLVLNLLSTLLFGIHLEQEFGPLRTGIIYLLSAFLGSVVSALFVQNAPAVGSSGALFGLLGATLAGLIRNRKIYDNKLIAVVTLASAFMANFFIGLLPYVDNFSNIGGFLTGIFLGYALLYNPQLSQLERQKGIFDYDSKSSVKLKQKLDKPALRIVALLCFIAIFSGVMVVFFYGIDASSYCCFCHYIDCVPTKFWSCNEKATLCQAVVSDRKLTLTCMATAEFRSFPFTNISPTKIKDLCRLICSTT from the exons ATGGGGAAGAGCTCCGCCATCGACGGCGATCACCTCCGCTTCGACCTCGCAGACTCCCTTCGCCATAGCGGTGACTCCACCCGGATGCCATTTTTCGGTCGCCGGAGATCCGGCAACACCTGGGTCGTCTCCCTCTTCCTCGTCGTCCAACTCGTCGTCTTCGTCTCCACCATGCTCATCAACGATTGCCCCCACCGTTCCTCTGGTGACTGTCTTCTCCGATCCCTTGGCCGTTTCTCATTCCAGCCACTCCATGAGAACCCTCTCCTTGGGCCTTCCGCTTCCAC CTTGGTTAAAATGGGAGCCATTCAAAGGTCCAGGGTTATTCAACTTCACCAAAGATGGCGTCTTCTGATATTTCCATGGTTAAATGCCGGTGTTATTCATCTGGTTTTGAATCTCTTGAGCACATTGCTATTTGGAATCCATTTAGAGCAGGAATTTGGTCCAT TGAGGACCGGAATCATCTACCTGCTCTCTGCTTTCCTTGGCAGTGTGGTTTCTGCACTTTTTGTACAGAATGCTCCTGCAGTCGGATCTTCTGGTGCACTATTTGGGCTTCTTGGTGCCACATTGGCTGGTCTCATTCGAAATCGGAAGATATATGATAACAAG CTCATTGCAGTGGTGACACTAGCATCTGCTTTCATGGCCAACTTCTTCATTGGTTTGTTACCATATGTTGACAATTTCTCAAATATAGGAGGCTTCTTAACAGGAATTTTTCTTGGTTATGCACTCCTCTATAATCCCCAACTATCACAGTTGGAACGACAGAAAGGTATATTTGACTATGATTCAAAGAGTTCAGTAAAGTTGAAGCAGAAGTTAGATAAGCCAGCATTGAGGATTGTTGCATTGCTTTGCTTCATTGCAAT TTTTTCAGGAGTTATGGTAGTATTTTTCTATGGAATTGATGCGAGCAGTTATTGCTGTTTCTGCCACTACATTGATTGTGTTCCTACGAAGTTCTGGAGCTGCAATGAGAAGGCTACCCTCTGTCAG GCTGTGGTGAGTGATAGGAAGCTTACTCTGACTTGCATGGCGACCGCTGAGTTCCGGTCATTCCCATTCACCAACATCTCACCAACAAAGATCAAAGACTTGTGCAGGCTGATTTGCTCTACCACATAA
- the LOC120276045 gene encoding uncharacterized protein LOC120276045 produces MDSTATKPQLQDVERLEKFNGLNYKRWSMKMIYQLTVAKVVYVLTTAYPQEKSTETEDATSQSSSQIQTPNAESQTLSQSKWIEDDYVCRFMILNAISNSLFNVFHLYKAASELWTSLKCRYVNEDAGNKSFLVNKYIDFKFVDTKPIIDQVNELNDIATQCATAGESISETFQVTTIIGKLPSSWKDYQKILKDKKKSLNLDQLLQHIQIESEARNRDAPDKTERNSVHTVEGNSMKKKFVKGKAKKPEADVIGKDLVAMLNEVLMVNLDENWWLDSGATCHVTPHRNVFKTYEAIADGKTVFMGNSSTSVVMGVGTVELPLSSGKIKTYWFSCYATYDIL; encoded by the exons ATGGATTCTACTGCCACAAAGCCTCAACTTCAAGATGTGGAAAGGCTCGAGAAATTCAATGGATTAAACTACAAAAGATGGAGCATGAAGATGATTTATCAGTTAACAGTTGCAAAAGTTGTTTATGTCCTCACCACTGCTTATCCTCAAGAAAAGTCAACTGAAACTGAAGATGCCACATCTCAGTCCTCTTCTCAGATTCAAACTCCAAATGCAGAATCTCAAACCTTATCTCAAAGCAAATGGATTGAAGATGATTACGTGTGCAGATTCATGATTTTGAATGCTATAAGTAATTCCTTATTCAATGTGTTCCACTTATACAAAGCCGCCAGTGAATTATGGACATCACTCAAATGCAGGTATGTTAATGAAGATGCAGGCAATAAATCTTTCCTAGTGAACAAGTACATTGACTTTAAATTTGTTGATACTAAGCCTATCATTGATCAAGTCAATGAACTCAATGATATCGCCACTCAATGTGCCACTGCTGGGGAATCTATTTCTGAGACTTTCCAAGTGACCACTATAATTGGGAAACTCCCATCCTCATGGAAGGActaccaaaaaattttaaaagacaaaaagaagTCTTTGAATTTGGATCAACTCCTTCAGCATATCCAAATTGAGAGTGAGGCAAGAAATAGAGATGCACCTGACAAAACAGAAAGGAACAGTGTCCATACTGTTGAAGGAaattcaatgaagaagaagtttgTGAAAG GAAAAGCAAAAAAGCCGGAGGCTGATGTGATAGGAAAAGACTTGGTTGCAATGCTTAATGAAGTTCTCATGGTCAACTTAGATGAAAATTGGTGGCTTGACTCAGGAGCAACATGTCATGTGACTCCACACAGGAATGTATTTAAAACATATGAAGCAATTGCAGATGGGAAGACTGTCTTCATGGGGAATTCCTCCACTTCTGTAGTAATGGGTGTTGGAACAGTAGAACTTCCTCTTTCTTCTGGGAAg ATTAAGACATATTGGTTCTCATGCTATGCAACGTATGATATCCTATAA
- the LOC120275174 gene encoding uncharacterized protein LOC120275174 isoform X1, whose amino-acid sequence MQVWDYTGLGYTRYNARDAGKDCLGCVVENKVLANSLLLCLQNADFQKSIYSARLTSMAFPSQYSSAGNAAGQKYVKDNISGASPTKENEDKKCNNRFVKLDLSDSMSIHAKLVVNFSSKFHELSYCTLFNYMHTSSSNLKSRIAS is encoded by the exons atgcaG GTATGGGATTATACTGGTCTAGGATACACTAGGTATAATGCCAGAGATGCAGGGAAAGATTGTCTCGG ATGTGTGGTGGAGAATAAGGTGCTTGCAAATTCACTATTGTTGTGCTTACAG AATGCAGATTTCCAGAAGTCTATTTACTCTGCCAGATTGACCTCAATGGCCTTCCCGTCACAATATTCGTCAGCAGGAAATGCTGCTGGACAAAAATATGTCAAGGACAATATATCAGGGGCATCACctacaaaagaaaatgaagataagAAATGTAACAACCGGTTTGTGAAGCTGGACTTGAGTGATTCAATGAGCATACATGCAAAATTAGTGGTAAATTTTAGCTCCAAATTTCATGAATTATCCTACTGTACGCTCTTCAATTATATGCACACCTCTTCCAGCAATCTTAAATCAAGGATTGCGAGCTGA
- the LOC120275174 gene encoding uncharacterized protein LOC120275174 isoform X2, whose product MQVWDYTGLGYTRYNARDAGKDCLGCVVENKVLANSLLLCLQNADFQKSIYSARLTSMAFPSQYSSAGNAAGQKYVKDNISGASPTKENEDKKCNNRFVKLDLSDSMSIHAKLVIAGLKMTGWKYLQSAIICTVEHAMKNHCAW is encoded by the exons atgcaG GTATGGGATTATACTGGTCTAGGATACACTAGGTATAATGCCAGAGATGCAGGGAAAGATTGTCTCGG ATGTGTGGTGGAGAATAAGGTGCTTGCAAATTCACTATTGTTGTGCTTACAG AATGCAGATTTCCAGAAGTCTATTTACTCTGCCAGATTGACCTCAATGGCCTTCCCGTCACAATATTCGTCAGCAGGAAATGCTGCTGGACAAAAATATGTCAAGGACAATATATCAGGGGCATCACctacaaaagaaaatgaagataagAAATGTAACAACCGGTTTGTGAAGCTGGACTTGAGTGATTCAATGAGCATACATGCAAAATTAGTG ATTGCAGGATTGAAGATGACTGGATGGAAATACCTACAAAGTGCAATAATCTGTACAGTTGAACATGCCATGAAAAACCACTGTGCATGGTAG
- the LOC120275176 gene encoding LOW QUALITY PROTEIN: ubiquinone biosynthesis monooxygenase COQ6, mitochondrial-like (The sequence of the model RefSeq protein was modified relative to this genomic sequence to represent the inferred CDS: deleted 1 base in 1 codon), producing MLMFRVKRDVAKRALNTMCSSNYLRRRNFCDTAAVGVSSSIERGTDYAEKVGMTNKVNQHDIAIVGGGMVGLAFACALSSMPLTKQLSIAIIDSNPALSSRQCFNKNAIPDSRVSTVTPSTISFFKEVGAWEHVEQQRHAFFNQMQVWDHTGLGYTRYNARDVGKDCLGCVVENKVLANSLLLRLQNADFQKTIYSARLTQWPSRHKVSSARNAAGQEHGKDNISGASLTKEKEVKKCNNRFVKLDLSDSKTIHAKLVVGADGAKSHVREIAGLKTTGWKYPQSAIICTVEHAMENHCAWQRFLPSGPIALLPIGDNFSNIVWTMRPEESAEHKSMSSDDFVKAVNHALDYGHGRHPQSNFLDGYIDKFSSLTGLGAESVKEPFQVPPRITNVVSERMAFPLSLMHAHDYASKRVVLVGDAAHTVHPLAGQGVNLGFGDASTLAKIIAEGLSVGTDIGELSLLKKYERDRKAANVTMMAILDGFQKAFSVDLGPINVLRAAAFHGAQYITPLKRNIISYAMGEQKWPLFA from the exons ATGTTGATGTTCCGGGTTAAAAG GGATGTTGCAAAAAGGGCATTGAACACCATGTGTTCTTCAAACTATTTGAGAAGAAGGAACTTCTGTGACACTGCAGCTGTTGGAGTCTCCTCCAGTATTGAGCGTGGCACG GATTATGCAGAGAAGGTTGGTATGACAAATAAGGTTAACCAACATGATATTGCAATTGTTGGTGGAGGCATGGTCGGCCTGGCTTTTGCTTGTGCATTGT caAGTATGCCTTTGACAAAACAATTATCAATAGCTATTATTGATAGCAATCCTGCTTTAAGCTCAAGACAATGCTTTAATAAGAATGCTATCCCTGATTCAAGAGTTAGCACAGTGACTCCTTCAACAATATCATTTTTCAAAG AGGTTGGTGCTTGGGAGCATGTTGAGCAACAGCGACatgcattttttaatcaaatgcaG GTATGGGATCATACTGGTCTAGGATACACTAGATATAATGCCAGAGATGTAGGGAAAGATTGTCTCGG ATGTGTGGTGGAGAATAAGGTGCTTGCGAATTCACTATTGTTGCGCTTACAG AATGCAGATTTCCAGAAGACTATTTACTCTGCCAGATTGACC CAATGGCCTTCCCGTCACAAAGTTTCGTCTGCAAGAAATGCTGCTGGACAAGAACATGGCAAGGACAATATATCAGGGGCATCacttacaaaagaaaaagaagttaaGAAATGTAATAACCGGTTTGTGAAGCTGGACTTGAGTGATTCAAAGACCATACATGCAAAATTAGTG GTTGGAGCTGATGGTGCTAAGTCACATGTCAGGGAGATTGCAGGATTGAAGACGACTGGATGGAAATACCCACAAAGTGCAATAATCTGTACAGTTGAGCATGCCATGGAAAACCACTGTGCATGGCAGAGATTCCTGCCGTCTGGGCCTATTGCACTCCTGCCAATCGGCGACAACTTTAGCAACATTGTGTGGACAATGAGACCAGAAGAGTCAGCAGAACATAAATCAATGAGCTCTGATGATTTTGTGAAGGCCGTCAACCATGCTTTGGATTATGGCCATGGTCGTCATCCCCAATCAAATTTTCTTGATGGTTACATCGACAAGTTTTCTTCCTTGACAGGACTAGGAGCAGAATCTGTGAAAGAACCATTTCAAGTACCGCCGAGAATCACTAACGTTGTCTCTGAAAGAATGGCATTTCCATTATCACTCATGCATGCTCATGATTATGCATCAAAAAGAGTTGTGCTTGTTGGTGATGCTGCACACACTGTCCATCCTCTTGCCGGACAAGGTGTTAATTTAGGATTTGGAGATGCATCTACACTTGCCAAGATCATTGCTGAAGGCCTCTCAGTTGGGACCGACATAGGGGAG CTCTCATTATTGAAGAAGTACGAGAGGGACAGGAAGGCAGCTAATGTTACCATGATGGCAATCCTTGACGGTTTTCAGAAGGCTTTCTCAGTCGATCTCGGACCGATCAATGTCTTAAGAGCCGCTGCTTTCCATGGAGCTCAGTATATTACACCGCTCAAACGGAATATTATCTCGTATGCAATGGGTGAGCAGAAATGGCCGCTTTTCGCATGA
- the LOC120276042 gene encoding pentatricopeptide repeat-containing protein At3g09040, mitochondrial-like — MASSPIIFNPSPSPPTISHTPKPNHSSSIPISKSSLQSTIKSLEHYSLEGKQAQEHQAFFSSIISTCISTKALHEANDLRAHMARIGYDPGLFLDNQFINLYSKCGQIEVARKVFDDMSERNVVSWNVLISGYCSNECYLDALELFCNMVEEGQWPNDPTLLGALRAAAGSRNIEHGRQIHSYILKMGFLSCISLGNALIGMYSKFCRTRDAELVFESMAEKDAVSWNSIIAAKAQNGLGVMEAMDLFVEMLMEGLPPDDYTFGSLLANIGVPGVEEIHAQVIKRGLGGNVVVGSTLLDAYARCLNPQDACQVFKMMEDRNTVAWNSVISACLMNGMENEGLELYLQMADCGILADAYTVSILLTAAAVSQWSVITGKQLHGLAVKMGLHMDTLIGNSLITMYAKNGEISDSWQAFKSVSEADIISWNSIVHAHLQNEQFEQALALYVQMKVLGFEPDEFSFVAALAACGELAWCNTGRGIHSNLVKIGMTPNAFVGSALIGMYSKFTATTDAKRVFDAIEDKDLVTWNSLISGFAQNGYVDEVLKLLSVMREENFEPDDFTFASILAACANTITVEHGRQVHCLILKSDQKMDAAVANALITMYSRAGREKEAEKVFSKLTTKNVISWTAMIGAYVQCGNCQEAFRLFEQMETSGVTPNEKTFITILSACSYTGKSKEAEKYFKLMKANYGIRPGFDHCACMVDVLGRAGRLQEAEEFIERMPYKPSALVWKMLLSACRVHGDIARGKRSMEKIMALDPSDSAAYVLLSNLYASFGYWDSVMEVRQLMRDNGVKKEPGKSWIQVHNKAHEFVAGDHSHPQTDEIYATLRELLKQMKAEGYIPGVEFLINT; from the coding sequence ATGGCTTCTTCTCCCATCATCTTCAatccatctccttctcctccaaCCATCTCTCACACTCCAAAACCAAATCATTCTTCTTCCATTCCCATTAGCAAGTCTTCACTGCAATCCACCATCAAGTCCTTAGAGCACTACAGTTTAGAAGGAAAACAAGCTCAAGAACACCAAGCTTTCTTCAGTTCAATCATTTCCACTTGTATATCAACCaaagctctccatgaagcaaatGACCTCCGTGCGCACATGGCGCGCATTGGTTATGACCCTGGCCTATTCCTGGACAACCAATTCATCAATCTCTACTCCAAATGTGGCCAAATTGAGGTTGCTCGGAAGGTATTCGATGATATGTCTGAGAGAAATGTGGTATCTTGGAATGTGTTGATTTCTGGATATTGTTCCAATGAATGCTACCTTGATGCTCTTGAGCTCTTTTGCAATATGGTTGAAGAAGGACAGTGGCCGAATGATCCGACTTTGCTTGGTGCTCTGCGTGCTGCAGCTGGTTCAAGGAATATTGAACATGGCCGGCAGATACATAGCTATATACTGAAAATGGGTTTCTTATCTTGTATTTCATTGGGCAATGCGTTGATTGGCATGTACTCGAAGTTTTGCAGAACAAGAGATGCTGAATTGGTGTTTGAGAGCATGGCAGAGAAAGATGCAGTCTCGTGGAATTCTATTATTGCCGCAAAAGCTCAGAATGGGCTTGGTGTCATGGAAGCTATGGATCTGTTTGTTGAAATGCTGATGGAAGGATTACCACCAGATGACTACACCTTTGGTAGCTTGTTAGCTAATATAGGCGTTCCTGGTGTTGAAGAAATTCATGCTCAGGTTATCAAAAGAGGTTTAGGAGGGAATGTTGTTGTAGGAAGCACTCTTCTTGATGCCTATGCCCGATGTTTGAACCCACAGGATGCTTGTCAAGTCTTCAAGATGATGGAGGACAGGAACACTGTTGCATGGAATTCTGTCATATCTGCATGTTTAATGAATGGAATGGAAAATGAAGGTCTTGAGCTTTACCTGCAAATGGCCGACTGTGGGATACTTGCGGATGCATATACAGTGTCTATTCTCCTCACGGCTGCAGCAGTAAGCCAATGGTCTGTAATTACAGGGAAGCAGCTCCATGGTCTTGCTGTTAAAATGGGATTGCATATGGATACATTGATAGGAAACAGCCTCATTACCATGTATGCCAAAAATGGGGAGATTTCTGATTCATGGCAAGCTTTTAAGTCTGTATCGGAAGCCGATATCATCTCTTGGAACTCCATTGTCCACGCTCACCTCCAGAATGAGCAATTTGAGCAAGCGTTGGCTCTGTATGTCCAAATGAAGGTTTTGGGCTTTGAACCAGATGAATTTAGCTTTGTTGCTGCTCTGGCAGCTTGTGGTGAACTGGCTTGGTGCAATACTGGAAGAGGAATTCATTCCAATTTGGTAAAGATTGGCATGACACCAAATGCATTTGTAGGAAGTGCGCTCATTGGCATGTATTCCAAATTCACAGCCACAACCGATGCTAAGAGGGTCTTCGACGCAATTGAAGACAAAGACCTTGTCACATGGAACTCGCTGATTTCTGGGTTTGCTCAAAACGGTTATGTAGATGAAGTTCTGAAGCTCCTCTCTGTGATGAGGGAAGAAAACTTCGAACCAGATGATTTCACATTTGCAAGTATTCTAGCAGCATGTGCAAATACCATTACGGTAGAACATGGAAGGCAGGTGCATTGTCTGATCCTGAAATCAGACCAAAAAATGGATGCAGCTGTAGCCAATGCATTAATAACAATGTATAGTAGAGCTGGAAGAGAGAAGGAAGCAGAAAAGGTCTTCTCCAAACTTACGACCAAGAATGTAATATCATGGACAGCAATGATAGGAGCTTATGTTCAGTGTGGCAACTGTCAAGAGGCATTTCGACTCTTTGAACAGATGGAAACTAGCGGAGTAACACCAAATGAAAAGACTTTCATCACCATATTAAGTGCTTGCAGTTACACAGGCAAGAGCAAAGAAGCTGAAAAATACTTCAAGTTAATGAAAGCGAATTATGGGATAAGACCTGGATTTGACCACTGTGCATGCATGGTAGATGTTCTAGGGAGAGCAGGAAGATTACAAGAAGctgaagaattcatagaaagaATGCCATACAAACCTAGTGCTCTTGTATGGAAAATGCTGCTAAGTGCATGCAGGGTTCACGGTGATATCGCGAGAGGGAAGAGATCCATGGAGAAGATAATGGCTCTTGATCCTAGCGATTCAGCAGCTTATGTTCTGCTTTCGAACTTGTATGCCTCTTTTGGGTACTGGGACAGTGTCATGGAAGTGCGGCAATTGATGAGAGACAACGGGGTCAAGAAGGAACCCGGAAAGAGTTGGATCCAAGTGCATAATAAAGCTCATGAGTTTGTGGCAGGCGATCACTCACATCCGCAAACCGATGAAATATATGCAACATTGAGAGAGTTGCTAAAACAAATGAAAGCAGAAGGTTACATTCCAGGTGTGGAGTTTCtgataaatacatga